tatatatatatatatagagagagagagagagagagagagaggggctcCCGTAAGAACATttcttacggtgagaacacttccttacggtaagaacactcTCTAAACCGTAGGATCAAATCTAATCTAACTGCTGAGATTTGTCCATTACTAATGGCAAGTTTTGTAATTTTGCtgaagattttttttgtttcctttttttctgcgatttttttctctctctaattttttctcctctttctctctccttttctcGCGCAGCCATTGTCAATCGAGTTCAATCGAACACGAAGGAAACAAATCGGATTTCGTTCAAATTCTTCATCAAATTAATTATAACTTCTGCGTTTTACCTTATTTATCGGAATTCGACTTCAAATATAGTTCATTATTCTCAATCGATCGATTTTGTTCATCAAATTTTTCCAAGAATTTTCTGCAATTGTCGAAGGTATGTGAGGTCTAATTAaacttatttatgtttttgtttgtttatgttattCTATTTATGTGAATTCgacttttgtttttgtttttcgaatcatatttgttttgattgttgttttgatTATGAACTTTtttgtaatttgattttcaCTCGATTTCTAGTTTTTAATGTTTTCAAATTGTTTCTGTTTGATTTTGTGTtagttttttgttgtttttttggaTTTAATCTCTAATAattcttaatttttatttttcaggttatttgtgctctgtttttattttttatggctACCTCTGAAGTTGATGTGTTATCTCATGCTTCTAGTTCATCAGTTACTCAATAAGGTATGATTTAATTCTCGCCCTGATAGTTGATGatgttctaattttttttttcaatcatgttctaaaaatATCTTCTTATGTTCTTTACATCTTATTCATTTGTCTGTACTCTTATTCATAttgcaacattattatttttatgttataACTATTTGTTTTTATGTTCTGTACTTTTTTTTGCACCTTTGtgaattttaatttcattttctaaagtttttatttcatgttctaaatttttggtTTTATGTTCTGCACATTTTATGCATTGTTCtgaacttttattttattttattttattttgtgcaGTTGGAATTATTATTAATGAACCATCAAGTTCTTCTGTTGGTACTCCTAGAGTGTTTACTTCATTGAGTCCTAGTGGTACTAGAGAATGGGTTCCTTCTTTCTTCGAGGAGTAAAACCTATTGTCGGAATGAATTTTAAAGATCTTGAGGAAGGCTTATCTTTTTATAAAGCTAATGCTACTGCTTCAGGTTTCACTTCTAGAAAAAGCACTACTACAAGAAGGAAGAAGACTGGTGTAGTTGCATTCCAGTATGTTGTATGCAATAAAGAAGGTTTTAAGGCGCCTCGTAAGCCTATGTTGGATGGTgttgaagaaaaatcaaacaaggCTCGGTGTACACGAAGGAAAATGCTTACTCGTGTTGGTTGTGGGGCTCAAATGTGTATGAAAAACATTAATGGTTCATATGTTGTGACATATTTCAAAGAAGAACATAATCATCCCCTATACACTCCTGGTTGTGCTAAATTTCATAAACATGGGAGGAAAATGACTCTTTTGCATAAGAAGATTATTATTGATAATTCAAAGGTGTTTTTTATTCTTGTGTTCTAATGTTTCCTTCCTGTGCTCTAATATATTTTGTGTGTGCTCTAAATTGTGTTCTCTGTTTTCTTTCACAGGTTAACATTGGTCCAGTGAAGGCCTTTAGAATAATGAAGGAGTTAACTGGATCTTATATATGACAATCTTGGTGCATCAAAGCAAGATTTCAAAAAATTTCAGAGAGATTTGGAGGCATTAATTGAAGGATCTGATGCACAAATGTTTATCAACAACtttcaaaataaaaagttaTTATGGAGTGCgttctttttttattatgagTTAGATGAAAAAGGTCAACTCTGCAGAGCATTTTGGGTAGATCCTATTTGTAGAAAGAATTATGCTCTTTTTGCAGATATGGTTTCATTTGATACCGCATTTAAAACAAATAGGTAATATTTTATTGTTTATGCCTTATGTTCTAAACTTTTTGTTGTTATGTTCTAAACTGTTCTATTTTTACTAGGTATAATATGATATTTGGGCCATTTACTGGAGTTGATCACCATAAAAAGTGTATTACTTTTGTTGCTGCCCTTATTTCTAATGAGGATATAGTGTCTTTCGAGTGGGTTTTTAGAACATTTGTGAAGGCAATGGGTGGTAATGAGGCTCTTTGTTTGATTATTGGTGAAGATCCTGCAATGAAAGTTGCTTTTCCTAAAGTATTTCGTTCTACATGTGGCATCGGTTTTGCATGTGGCATATTATGAAAAAGATGCCTGAGAAAGTGTGCCGTGATCTTGCACCAGATTTTGACTTTCTACAAAAGATTTCCAAAGCTGTTTGGAGTGTAGAGATTGAACCGACTGAGTTTGAAGAGAGGTGGGCTAAGGTTATTAGtgaatttaagttggaaaaccATGATTGGTTGTTGCAGATTTATGATAAGCGTGAAATGTGGATTCCGGCTTATTTTAGGGATTTATTCTTGTGTCGTATAATGAGAACTACATCTAGGTCAGAGAGTGAGAATAACTTTTATACTAAGTTTACTAATGCACATCTTACCTTTGTTGAATTTTATATGAGATTCGAAAGTGCATTAGATGCTCAACGCCATACTCAAGGTGAAAATGATAATTCTTCTAAACATAAACATCCTGAGTGTAAGACACGTTCTGCCATAGAGAAATTTGCTTCTGAAGTGTACACGACAACTGTTTTTTATGAGTTCCAAGATGAGGTGGAATCAGCTCTTTTCTCTTGTGGTCTTGGTGATTTTAAGAAAGAATTTGGATTGGAAGTTTATACTATTGGAGAAGGTTGTCGTTCCGCAAGTTTCATGTTCTTTTTAATGTTGAAACATTGGATACTAATTGTTTATGCAAGTCATTTGAAAGGCAAGGGATTCCTTGTAGGCATATGGTTTGGGTTTGGAAGGCAAAACATATTCACAAAATTCCTGAGGCTTATGTGCTTAATCGATGGTGTATAATGGCATGTAAGAAGCCGATTTTTGATTTAGAAGGGAATGAGTTGGAGCAATGTGTTCAACATGTAGATAGGAAGAGATTGTTGAATGATTTGTGGTGTGAAATTCACTCTGGTGTGAGTTTGGCCCAAGGGAATGAATTGACAATTAGTGCTCTTGTGGACAATCTTCGTTCATTGAGGTTAGATTTGGAATCCCAAAGTAGTATTGTTGATGGATCGAGTGGTAGTGTTTCTAGCAAAGCTCAAGATATTGAATTTCTTATTGGAGCTAGTGTGCCTACTGAAATTCTGATCAAACCGCCTAAAGTTTCAAAGAACAAAGGTACCGGGGTTCATGTTCAAGGTAGTGGAAGTGATAAACCGTTGAAGAGTGATAAAGAAAAAGTTGTTGAACAAAGTCAGAAGAAGAATAGGTTGTGTAAAGGATGTAAGAAGATGGGTTACCATGATATTCGTAATTGTCCCGAAAAAGAGAAGTAAAAATGTGAGTAATATttcttttttaaacaaaatattGCCTGGTTTAAGTTTTCATTTTATTATGTTCTAAAATATGTTGCCTTGTGTTCTAATGTTTTGTATTTATGTTCTAGTTATGTTCTGTTTGTTTTTTGTTctgttttttattatatttaatactaatgtgtttaatatatttcaataTGTGTTTGATTCTTCAGGGGTTTCTATGTTTTGGTTCTTAATATTTTAATGTTCCAGAAGAGAGGCCTTGTGTTCTATATTCAGGTACTGTAAGTTCTattattttcccttttttttctttttttttcctttttttaaaatattaatgtcaatgatttttttttccaggTACTGAATTATTAATGATAATTCACTGACTTCATTGGAAGACAAATActttatcttttttttatttacttattgTATATTATAAGTTATTTGTTTTTAGAATACAATTGTTATTTTACAGTTGACATTTATTACCTTGTAAGTTTTTTATTCGTTTTTTATGAAATATTCATTTAATATATGAATTTCTGGTTTATTTAATATCGTAAGTTTAAAGTTCGTCTTCAGTATTAGGATTTAACTCTGTATATTTTATAGACTTCTTATCCCTTAGAACATGTTCTTGTCATTTTAGAAcattagtattgtgttttagaACATGTCCAATTAGAATTTTATATTTCAATATTATTTTACATATGACTACTATGTGTTCAAAATATTCTTTTGTGTATCCGAATTTTGTATTAGAACATATTTTACAATGTTTAGAACTTGCCAATTTATCTTTTGAAACATGGTAAATTAATAGTAAATAAACATTCATAGAACCCataataaatcaatattttataaatcaacaCATTGAAATATTTTCCAACAAAACACACGGAAGTCAACACACATAATGTTATCCAAATAATATCCAGAATACGTAACCTTGTTTCAAATTAAAACAGCAACacagaaattataatcaaactACATTTAAGTCAGAGTTTTATATATGACAATTCTACTGTAATCATATTTAAACTAATCCATCCTCATTTCTTTCTTCCATCTCCTTGACTTCACATAAATCTCATGATGCACGTCATTTAGCTTTGATGATAATATCTTCCCACAATATTCTACCCTCAGTCTTTGGAGTGTTTCAATCTGCAATTAACAAAAAAACACATTAGAAACATCTTTTTTGACTTGAAAGTACAATATTGTGGgaaaaatatgtttttcatcTGAGTTTTCTGTTATTTCTGTTGTTTAGTGGTTGTTTGTTCTGTTTTGTTTCTCTGTTTTTTTGATGTATCATGTTCTAAAACAGAGTGTCTATGTTTTAATTTGTGTCACACGTGTTCTAAACTATTTATCTTATGTTTTAATGAATTGATATTGAAAAAAATTATACTTACATTGTCTTTCTCAAGGCCACAATCCCATTTTTCTGCATCTTCTCTCTTGTATGTCTCCATGTGCCCCGTCAAAAAAACTCCACAATCATTCTTGTTGGTTAGGCTTCTCCATGTAATTTTTTTGTTCGTGTTTTGAATGAATCCACATAGTCTGTGCTTTCAATCTTGTCCAAATGGCAGAAAATTTTGGCAAATCCTCTCAAGTgagtaagaaaaaaaatattaattgcaattttttttattatattttataattaaaatgataGAATAATATAATGTATTACCATTTGTTTTGGTTCATTTCCATATTTCTCGAAAAACGAAATCTTTGTAGGCAATGGTCTGTTATCGATGAGATCAAGTTTGCTTTCCAAGAAATTCACGCAAAGTAGGTAGAAGTGTGCTCCATTTACAACAAGCATGAATACCTGTTCAGTAAAATAGATGTTAGTGTCAGGTCCTATGTTCATATTATCCAACAGTTTAAACTCAAATAAATCCAACAGGTTCTATGTTCATGTTCTAATCATTCCTTAACAAGTTCTAATCTTTAATTcattatgttttaattttactCTATAATGTTTTAAAGATTTTTATCAAGTATAAGTTTACATCTTACCAGTTGGATATGTTTGAAGCTGTCCACTCCAGCATGTTTCATCTCTTCTTCCATCCTTGTAAACAGAAATTCCATCATCGCTTCTTGCGTATCCTTTGCATTGAAATACTTGTTCGAGCACAGTACAAGCTGGAAAATTAAGTTCAGTGTTACATTTCATTGGTGATAAGTTATTCATACAAAATTTAAATGTAATACACTTACGTAAATTTGTGTGGAGAAAAAGAATCTGTCTGTTTTTTCTACACTCCTCCTTCTGTTTTCGATGTTCAGGATATATGAATATGCATCAATAATGTTGTTCACCACATGTTCCTTGTCTGCAAGAGTCTGCATATCCTCTCTAGTGACTGTGTTTACGGTGTCATCATATATGATTTCCCTATAAATGATAGTTGTTATTAATTAGTAGAACAAATAGAAGAAATGTTCAAATTACATTAATAGACATGTACTTTAAAACATACATCTTATCTCCTTCAGCAAACGCATACTCTGCCAGCTTCTGATAACTTTCTTCCATGTTCTTGaatttgctttcattttcaatcaTGAAAGGAGACCTTAAGTTCCATGGAAGTTTATCCACATTCCTTTTTTCCCTTCCTCCCTTTGTTTCCATGATATTTTCTTTGTCCCTATTTAACACAAtagtatatatttattattaaaagcaGTTTTATTAAACATGGAATCTATGTTCTAATTTCTAAGGCACATGTTCTAAATACTCTTCTTCATGTTCCAAAATAACATGTTAACTTTTATTTTCAAATAGAAAGAATTGTGTTATTTTGAAGTCTTTAAAATATTtgtttataaatatattttttcaaaaCAAAGGAATCTATGTTCCAATTTCTAAGTGACATGTTCCAAATAATCTTCTTCATGTTCCAAAATAATatgtttacttttttttttaactagaAAAAATTGTGTTATTTTGAAgtctttaaaatatttttttataaaaatattttttttaaatacataatttttcaaaaaatgcCATCCAAAATTCATTAATACAATTACTTCTAAACAAGGGGATCTATGTTCCAATTTCTAAGGCACATGTTCCAAATATTCTGCTTCATGTTCCAAAATAACATGTTAACTGTTATTTTCAACTAGAAGGAATTGTGTTATTTTGAagtatttaaaatattttattatcaATATATtgttttcaaaatacataattttTCAAAACATCCTATCCAACATACATTAATACAATAAATTTACCCTTGCATCTTTTCCTTGCCCTTTTGTTTTGCATCTCCAGCGTTAAGATTTTCCTCGCGTTCCACAGCTGCTGCATCAGCCATTTTCATCAAATTATCAGAAGCCGACTCATCTTCCCTCTGTTTTGGTGAATCTGGGGTAACAATGTTATGCTCTGGAATTTCAGCCTTTTGTTCTTGATTGATTGGTGAGGGAGATAGTAAGGTGAAGCTTGTGTATTTTGCAATTGCGATCCTAGTGGCTTCTAGTGTTTTATTTGATGTAGTTTTAGTGGCATGATTCATGATTTCAGGCTCGGAAGGACTTTCAGGATCTGGGCTTGGCGTTCTAAATCTGAACTGTGGAGTTGGTATATCTAGCCTTGGAGTAATGAACTCCTCTGGATTCTCCAATGCTTCTCGTATTTGTGCTTCTCTAGGAGTGGTTTGAATCTTCTCTTAATTAGCTCTTTGCTCATAATACATATTCCATGTATTTTCCATTAATATATCCAACTCCTCCATGAATCAAGGCTCGTCAAACAGATGTTGATCCTGGCTTAGAATTGATGGGGTTTTGTTTTCTGGCTCTTCTTCATCTTTGTTTTGGCTCAGCTTCTGTTTCTTAGAGGTGTACTTGATCCAAATGTTTTCAACTAGGCTGTGCATTTTGTCTGTTGTATCCGCCTCGTTAAACATTTCATGCGCTTTGTCTAGCATGTTGTACATCTGGCTGACATTGGAAGCAAGCATCTTTGCCAATGTACTAAATTTTTCCAAAAATTCCTACAATGTTGTAAAcaatatactaatatattattttatttcaaattttctATTTAGGACATATAATTCTATTTTAGTTTTTAAGATAGtcaaatttagaacatatgcACAATTAATTAGAACACACACTAGAATGTTTAGAACATTAGACAAACATAAGTATTATGAATATTTAAAACTTAGAACACAAGTATAGTCAACTTTAGAACATATGCACAATTAATTAGAACACACACTGGAATGTTTAGAACATTAGACAAACATAAGTATTATGAATATTTAAAACTTAGAACACAAGTACATATAATTGGATTATtactttaaaattttagaacATTATAGAAACTTCAGTATAAAGAATATTGAAAACTTGGAACATAAGCatacataattagaacattaaCTGGAAAGGTTAGAACAATTGAGAAGTATAAGAATAATCATGTAATGTATGTGTTTCAACCCTTTACTAACATGTTCCAAATAtttctagtttttgtgttttagGATTTTTTAATATGTTCTAAAGACTTCTTGTGCATGTTCCAATTTTTTCTTCTCGTGTTCTAAATTTCATTTGTATGAGTTCTAAGTATGTTTTaatatgttctaaattaatgtTCTTACCATCATTTcagtttttgaatttgaagaacttCCTGCCATATTTGTTGCTTCTGTTGCTTTTGGGATTTCTGGATTGGGCACAGCATTTTCCGGGACATTTGGTTCAGCACTTGGTTGATCTCCTATGCGATCCAGCACTATACCTTGTCCAAATCCTCTTGTCTTCTCGATGGCAATTCTTTATGTCATTCTCTTTCTATTCCACACTGATAAAAGTGGGATTTCCCTTGGTACTTGTTGTCCTCCTCTTTGTAATCGATCAAAGTACAACACCTGTTCATATCATGTCAATGTTTATTGTTTTTGTACAACATATTAAGTAACTTTTAAAACAACATTAAAAAAGGGAAACAGAAATAGAGAAACGGGTAGAGGTCCCGTATAGAAAGATGTTCCTGATTTCTTCCAATGTTTGTACACAAACGTGCTCCAATCCAGATTAGCAATCGTGTTTGTTTTCATACAGCTGTACATGAACATGATGTATTCATTGCGTACAGGTTTGTGGTTGATCTCATACAGGAGTTCACTGCAGCAATAATGAAGTTCTAAATGAATTCATTGCGTACAGGTTGACTCATCAGGTCCTTTATTCTAGCAATTAGTGGCAAGTTTGTTGGGCTTCCTTTCCTCAATTTAAAACTTCTCCTCCATGTTGCTAAGAACGCTATGTAATTATCATCAATATCCTCATTTTCTGTCTCCACAACTTCTTCCCCTCCCAATGGTACACCATACACTTGATGAACGTCTTCAGGTGTGACAAATATTTCACCACTTCCTGGCAGAACGATTGACTGTCGGTCTACATTCGAGCTCATCACGATGTAATCTGCCAAAGCTGAATTATGATTTGCCATGCTGAGACTCAGAAATCCCCCAAATCCAATTTTCTTGATAGCTTCCTTGTGCTCGTCAAACATTTTCTTGATAAGTTCAATCAATTGTGTTGGTGGAATTTTCTGATACAAGAccacctttttctttttctttgcaaTAATTGGCATTGTATCCTCATCAATCTCCAAAAGCTCcagatcatcatcatcatcctcttcGATTGTCCTTAATTTTCCCTTGCTTTTTTCAGCTTTTGTCACAATCTGTAATAAAAACATTTAGAACATATTATGAGGAATaatagaacataccattcatATATTAGAGCATgtaaacatatttcatattaCAAGAATATAGGATTTTAACTAATTTAATTATGTTCATTTATATATTAGAACATAAGGTATTACTTTGTTTTAAATTCTTAAATCATCAGGTAGATATTTTTTTCtattatgttctaattaatttTACACATGTTTTAATTAATCATGCATGTGTTCTAATTATTACTAATATGTTCTAAGTCAGTGTACACATGTTTGTATTAATCATGCTTCTGTTCTAATTCAATGAAcacatgtttattttttttgataagtaAGATTAAGCTTCCATTAGCAAAAAAAAGTAACCAGATTTACAACTTAGGCTAAACTCCCCCAAAAGGAGCTAAAAACACAACCAAAAAACATGGCAGACAACCATGAGTAAGCACCCATGCTACACAGACACACTATACATAAATTCTATCTTGCCACCAAGTATTCACACTACTATTGAGCCTAGGAATTCCCAACTGCTGCATTCTACCAATAACACTACTCTTTATGAAACTAACTGTATGGTTCACTGTGGGAAGTTTCTGGTTCCAGAGGACTTCATTTCTTGCTTTCCAAATGGTGTACACTGTTGCATTGAGTGCAGCATACATCACATGCTTCTGAAACCTACATCCCCTACTCTTCTAGTTTATCCATCTGACAAGGGCCATATACTTGGCAATGTGTATTGGAATACCCAACCACTTCTTCACCTCTAAAAGACATTTCCTGCTATAAACACAGTCAAAGAACAAGTGCTTATGAGTCTCCTCATGACTCTCACAGATGAGACAATCTTTGGTATCACATACACCAAATCTACACAATCTGGTTCTTGTATGCAATCTTCCTTGCAGGATCAACCACCATATGACTCTAGTTTTGGGAATCGAAGATCTGTTCCAAACTGCACTACACCAGGAAACAAATTGTTTGTGTTGAATTAGTTGTTGATACACCTTCTTCACAGAGTAAAAAGGCATTGCATCCATAGCATTCTCATCATAATGTAGTTTCAAGACATTTTTAACCTCACATATCTTTCTCCAATACCAACCACTGTCAGCCCTTGGCTGATACTCCCACCAATTACCTCCTTTAACATAGATGGCATTCACCCATCTCACCCACAAAGAATCCTGCTTCTTAGCTATGGCCCAAACATATTTACCCAAAGCAGCAATGTTTCAAACTTGGATGTTTCTGATTCCTAAACCCCCTTCCTTCTTCTCAGAGCACACTTTCTCCCAAGCCACATACCCTGGTTTTGAACTAAAATAAGTGCCTTGCCATAAGAAAGCTCTGCAATTGGAGTCCACTGTATGCAGCACATACTTGGGCAAGACAAACACCTGAGCCCAATAAGAATGAATACTCATGAGGACAACATTGATAAGAGTGATTCTACCAGCAAAAGAGAGGTTTCTTGAGCTCCAAATTTGGATTCTAGCCAACATTTTTTCCACTAGACATTCACAATCTGCATTGGTGATTCTCTTGAAATAGATTGGAACCCCCAAGTATCTAAATGGAAAGGAACCAATAGTAAAACCAGAGAGGTCCACCACCTGTTGAATCACCTCTTTCTGCATGCCAGCACAATAAATAGCTAATTTCTGGATATTGGCCTTCAAACCAGATGTATTAGAGAAAAGCTTGAAACACTGAAGGAGCATAGTGATGGAAAGCAAGTCACCTTTACAGCAAAGAATGAGATCATCAGCAAAGCACAAGTGGGTGAGCTTAGTGGTTCAGCACCTAGGAAGAAATTTAAAATTCTTCTCCATACCTACCTTTAGTAAAGTTCTGGACAGGTATTCCATACACACCACAAACAGGAGGGGAGACAGAGGATCACCCTGTCTAAGTCCCCTCTTTGATGCAAAAAAACCATGGTGTGATCCATTAACCATAAGGGAAAACATGGGTGTAGTGACACAGATCATAATCCAGTTCACAAACTGAATAGGAAATCCTAACCCAAGCAACATCTCCTTTAGGAATTCCCATTCTATAGTATCATATGCCTTCTGCATATCCAGCTTGATCAAACAACTAGGGGGGCATTCTTTCTCCCATACTGCCTTATTACCTTTTGACACATCATGATGTTATGCATAATAAATCTCCCATGTACAAAGGCACCCTGGTTTTCAGCAATCGGGCAAGGGAGAACATTTCTCATTCTCTCACACAACATTTTAGTGATACACTTATAGATGACATTACAGCAAGATATGGGTCTAAATTCAGTAACACTGGAATGGCATTTGATTTAGGGATCAATGTGATGGCAGTTGTGTTAATTTCTTTTAATAGCTTACCAGTCTTGAAAAAATCAAGCACAGCAGCAGTTATATCTTTCCCAACAATGTGCCAATTCTCTTTGAAAAAGTGGCTACCAAAACCATCAGGTCCTGGGGCCTCATCTCCATCAATAGAGAACATGGCACTCTTCACTTCCTCCCCAGTGAAAGCCATAACCAGTTGTTGCCCGTGAGTTTGATCCAGAACAGGACCCACATTAAAAATATCTAGCATAATCTGGCTTCTATTAGCACTAGCAGAACCAAGCAACATCTGATAATATTCTAAAAAAGCATTATTGACTGCAGTAGCTTGATTCACCCACTAACCATGCATATCATGAATTGAATACACAGAGTTGTGCATTACCCTCGCTCTTATGCTTTTATGAAATAAAGCACTATTCTCATCACCCTCCTTAATCCACCTCTCATTAGCTTTCTTCCTCAAGTAAGACAAGTAAGCTGCATGAGTCACTCTATACTTGCTTGCTGCATCAGCTTCCTTATCTGCTAGTCCCCTATCACCAGGTTGGTTATGCAACTCCTTTTGGCATTGATGTAACTCATTGAAAGCTTTCAAGTCAGCTACATGGATGTCATTAAACCCCTCCTTGTTCAGCTGCCTAAATGCCCCTTTTAATCTTTTCAGCTTCTGCACCACCTTATACATCAGTGTACCAGCATCATCCTTCTTCCAGTTACTAGCAACAAGATCTTCATACCCCTCAGCCATTTTCCACATGTCAAAATACCTGAATGGTCTTTTAGCATTGTGAGTGGGGTAGACAGAAACCACCATAGGGAAATGATCAAACATTCCCTCAGACAAGAACTCAGCTACATCACTGGGAAACAGTTGAACCCACACATCAATTTCCATCACCCTATCTATTTTAGAGAAAACCCTAGCATCACCAGCCTGCTTGTTACTCCATGTGTAAAAATGACCTGCAGCCTTAATGTCCTCCATTCCACAAACATTTACACAGTTCCTAAACTCCACCATCTCCTGGTGTCTAACAGGGGACCCCACTCTCTCATCCACATTCAACACACAGTTGAAATCACCCATGGCCACCCAAGGTTTGGTACAGTTTATCCCAATATCACACAAATCTTTCCACAATTCTTCTCTTCCAGACTGTTGATTAAAGGCATAGATAAAAGTGCACATGAACTCATTTTTGCCCCCCCTTGGACACACAAGACAGTGAATCATTTGGCTAGACATGCCCAACACTGTCAGATTAAAAGAGTTGGGATTCCAAGCCACAATAACTCTCCCCCCTTACACATACTACTATTTGAGGTGAAGCACCACCCACTAAACATATTAATATACAAGGCCCCAAGTTTATCAATAGGCACCTTGGTTTCCAGGAGACCAACAACACCAGCACCATGAGATTGAAACAAAGCTCTCACCTCATTTTGCTTTTTCAGTGTGTTAATCCCCCACACATTCTAACAGATAATCCTATCCATTGCACCCAGAGGAGTTCCCTCCTCCAGCTACATGAACCTGGTTGTCATCACCCATAACACTTCTCTCATCTATTTCCCCCCTAACACCTGGAACTGATTAGCAGTATTGACCCTCATAGGTCTTGACATGGCTCTTCTTCTTGAGTTCATCACAGGAGTAAACCTCTCTGCATCTGTATTATCAATCTCCTCACCAGTACTCCTACTATGCACCTCTCCAGTGGTAGCGATCACTACCCTAGTGTTCCTGCTGATCACCCCACCAGTGTTAACATTCACCACACCAGTGTTAGCATTATTTTGTCTTAGAACCCACACCCTTTTCCCAGTAGCTTTCCTACATTTGGCCACATCATGACCAACCCCTTTACAGTGAGCACATACTATTGGTCTCCATTCATACTCCACCCTTACCTCCATTAACTCCTTCCTCTCATTGATAAACTTAATTGTTTCAGGGAAGGACTGCTCAACCAAGACCTCAATCTG
This sequence is a window from Spinacia oleracea cultivar Varoflay chromosome 1, BTI_SOV_V1, whole genome shotgun sequence. Protein-coding genes within it:
- the LOC110787846 gene encoding protein FAR1-RELATED SEQUENCE 5-like, with product MPEKVCRDLAPDFDFLQKISKAVWSVEIEPTEFEERWAKVISEFKLENHDWLLQIYDKREMWIPAYFRDLFLCRIMRTTSRSESENNFYTKFTNAHLTFVEFYMRFESALDAQRHTQGENDNSSKHKHPECKTRSAIEKFASEVYTTTVFYEFQDEVESALFSCGLGDFKKEFGLEVYTIGEGIPCRHMVWVWKAKHIHKIPEAYVLNRWCIMACKKPIFDLEGNELEQCVQHVDRKRLLNDLWCEIHSGVSLAQGNELTISALVDNLRSLRLDLESQSSIVDGSSGSVSSKAQDIEFLIGASVPTEILIKPPKVSKNKGTGVHVQGSGSDKPLKSDKEKVVEQSQKKNRLCKGCKKMGYHDIRNCPEKEK